A portion of the Octopus sinensis unplaced genomic scaffold, ASM634580v1 Contig06872, whole genome shotgun sequence genome contains these proteins:
- the LOC118761052 gene encoding uncharacterized protein LOC118761052, protein MLFEAGWHWPEPNPFNRSFVHRVGERKGRRKTDIVSTLLYPSPPQLCFMAYFVSGFKHLSLSRYKNAGCCCVHFYGCRQQYNRTSPQPGNSGENQHQDSFATVSTGGRQLSLDSGCLTAQYLMYPPRFVILVVLIAMTACSSMAMPVQVVAAWSTTRNYSTYRNNNTSRSISQTYTPIEASSLLSRHLKSNRFVSVSNSNSLWSSLLNRDTVRSSSFHHWPIAKDALYGIQGLDEGNNHHITYRDKDLSEKVDETHVRKRRSLTPDISKSNMDALERLSRVFGIRRLPSPDKVSPHMIAPEYMTQLYQSITDSGGLTKANSPYNADIIRSFPDRAILFSVISFGVTPQ, encoded by the exons ATGCTGTTTGAGGCTGGTTGGCATTGGCCGGAGCCGAATCCTTTTAACAGATCGTTCGTCCATAGAGTtggggaaagaaaaggaagacgaaAAACAGATATTGTTTCTACTTTGCTTTACCCATCACCTCCTCAGTTATGTTTCATGGCTTATTTTGTTTCCGGTTTCAAACACTTATCACTTTCACGTTACAAGAACGCAGGGTGTTGTTGTGTACATTTTTACGGTTGCCGTCAGCAATACAACAGAACTTCTCCCCAACCTGGAAACTCAGGAGAAAATCAACATCAAGACAGTTTTGCTACCGTTTCTACAGGAGGCCGCCAATTATCGTTAGACAGCGGCTGCCTCACAGCACAATATCTAATGTACCCACCTCGATTTGTAATACTGGTAGTGCTGATTGCTATGACAGCTTGCAGTAGTATGGCCATGCCAGTACAGGTTGTTGCAGCTTGGTCGACGACGAGAAATTATTCAACGTATCGTAACAACAACACGTCCCGCAGCATCTCGCAAACTTACACCCCAATCGAAGCATCATCACTTTTGTCGCGTCACTTGAAATCCAATCGTTTTGTGTCCGTGTCAAATTCAAATTCACTTTGGTCATCACTGCTAAATAGAGACACAGTAAGAAGCTCTTCATTTCACCACTGGCCAATTGCTAAGGACGCTCTATATGGTATCCAGGGGTTAGATGAAGGAAATAATCACCATATTACTTACAGGGACAAAGATTTATCGGAGAAGGTAGACGAGACACACGTTCGTAAACGTCGATCATTGACACcagatatatcaaaatcaaacatGGATGCACTCGAACGTTTATCACGTGTGTTCGGTATTCGGCGACTTCCGTCACCGGACAAAGTGTCACCGCACATGATCGCTCCTGAATACATGACTCAACTTTATCAAAGCATTACAGACAGCGGAGGCCTGACAAAGGCTAATAGTCCTTACAATGCGGATATTATACGTAGCTTCCCAGACAGAG CTATTTTGTTCAGTGTAATCTCTTTTGGAGTGACTCCCCAGTAA